The following proteins come from a genomic window of Streptomyces sp. NBC_01716:
- a CDS encoding low temperature requirement protein A, which translates to MSDPTAADTGWTWYRPMRARSADERARSSTELELLFDLCFVIAVAQAAAAFEHEVTSGRIGHGVLGYAMVFFAIWWAWMNFTWFASAYDTDDVFYRLLTLVQIGGALIMAAGAARALDDSDFVLVAMGYVVMRLAMVAQWLRAAYSDRERRTSSLRYAAGIFLIQIGWVIVAFGVIPDLPVAFVVLAVGELAIPPWAERTAPTTWHPQHIAERFGLFTLIVLGETVAAAAAAMRAALDTDVSFGDVASLSIGGLVTVFAMWWLYFAFDSPSRLTSLAASLRWGYGHYALFASAAAVGAGLSVNIAEATGHVEISRTAVAAAYTIPVAVYLTALALLRRGSKPSGTLDAMWALALLGLLAATFADDPVLITGLVTAALVAGVVTYIQRNPAR; encoded by the coding sequence ATGAGCGACCCAACGGCCGCCGACACCGGCTGGACCTGGTACCGGCCGATGAGGGCACGCAGTGCCGATGAGCGCGCCCGCAGCTCGACCGAGCTGGAGCTCCTCTTCGACCTCTGCTTCGTCATCGCGGTCGCCCAGGCCGCCGCCGCGTTCGAGCACGAGGTCACCTCCGGGCGCATCGGCCACGGAGTCCTCGGCTACGCGATGGTGTTCTTCGCGATCTGGTGGGCCTGGATGAATTTCACCTGGTTCGCCTCCGCCTACGACACCGACGACGTCTTCTACCGGCTGCTGACCCTGGTTCAGATCGGTGGCGCGCTCATCATGGCCGCCGGCGCGGCCAGGGCCCTCGATGACTCCGACTTCGTCCTGGTCGCCATGGGGTACGTGGTCATGCGGCTGGCCATGGTCGCCCAATGGCTGCGCGCCGCCTACTCCGACCGCGAACGGCGGACGTCCAGCCTGCGTTACGCGGCGGGGATCTTCCTCATTCAAATCGGCTGGGTCATCGTCGCGTTCGGTGTGATTCCCGATCTGCCGGTGGCGTTCGTCGTTCTGGCGGTGGGCGAACTCGCGATTCCCCCCTGGGCGGAGCGGACCGCGCCGACCACCTGGCACCCTCAGCACATCGCGGAGCGCTTCGGCCTGTTCACCCTCATCGTTCTCGGTGAGACGGTGGCGGCTGCCGCCGCCGCCATGCGTGCCGCCCTCGATACGGATGTCTCTTTCGGTGATGTCGCCTCGTTGTCGATCGGCGGTCTCGTGACCGTCTTCGCCATGTGGTGGCTGTACTTCGCTTTCGACTCCCCGAGCCGGCTCACCTCGCTGGCGGCATCGCTGCGCTGGGGATACGGCCACTACGCCCTGTTCGCCTCCGCGGCGGCGGTGGGCGCCGGTCTCAGCGTGAACATCGCGGAGGCCACCGGTCACGTCGAGATCAGCCGGACCGCCGTGGCGGCCGCGTACACCATTCCGGTCGCCGTCTATCTCACGGCGCTCGCGCTGCTGCGCCGCGGCTCGAAGCCGTCCGGGACCCTGGACGCGATGTGGGCACTCGCTCTGCTCGGTCTCCTCGCGGCCACCTTCGCGGACGACCCTGTCCTGATCACCGGTCTCGTCACCGCCGCCCTGGTCGCGGGGGTGGTGACGTACATCCAGCGGAACCCGGCCCGCTGA
- a CDS encoding zinc-binding dehydrogenase, with protein MAVHFLSNDDFPECANESAAADLTAAVTAGDLRYPIAVRFPLKRIADAQDATESAGAKGRVVVDL; from the coding sequence ATCGCCGTCCATTTCCTGAGCAACGACGACTTCCCCGAGTGCGCCAACGAATCGGCCGCCGCCGACCTGACCGCGGCCGTCACGGCGGGGGATCTGCGGTACCCGATCGCGGTGAGGTTCCCACTCAAGAGGATCGCCGACGCACAGGACGCCACGGAGAGCGCGGGCGCGAAAGGACGAGTCGTCGTCGACCTGTGA
- a CDS encoding asparagine synthase-related protein yields MEFVVLPDHPAGTDALALAPASGLPGPKVIEHHSGRPWLVGDWPDDEIVSVSAGPRRLVLLGCAKVRQEPLAAGLSRVRSLADLDGLARLAAGSFQFVASIDGEVRVQGSLSTACQVFYAKVAGVTMAANRPEALADRIGATVDEERVALELLSPFGPPEPLSEASVWRGVRSPRIGHCLEIGRNGAGRTRRWWTPPAPERPLGDGDFVREALFDAVLARTAGQPVVSADLSGGLDSTSLCFVADRTDGT; encoded by the coding sequence ATGGAGTTTGTGGTCCTTCCGGACCATCCGGCCGGCACCGACGCACTCGCGCTGGCCCCGGCCTCCGGATTGCCGGGCCCCAAGGTGATCGAGCACCACTCCGGTCGGCCCTGGCTGGTGGGCGACTGGCCGGACGACGAGATCGTGTCCGTCTCCGCCGGCCCGCGGCGCCTGGTCCTGCTCGGCTGTGCGAAGGTGCGACAGGAGCCCCTGGCCGCCGGGTTGAGCCGGGTCCGCTCCCTGGCCGACCTGGACGGCCTCGCCCGCCTGGCCGCAGGCAGCTTCCAGTTCGTCGCGTCGATCGACGGCGAAGTCCGGGTCCAGGGCTCACTGTCCACCGCGTGCCAGGTCTTCTACGCCAAGGTCGCCGGCGTGACGATGGCCGCCAACCGCCCCGAGGCGCTGGCCGACCGCATCGGCGCGACCGTCGACGAGGAACGGGTCGCGCTCGAACTGCTGTCACCGTTCGGGCCGCCCGAGCCCCTCAGCGAGGCCTCGGTGTGGCGCGGGGTGCGCAGCCCTCGTATCGGACACTGCCTGGAGATCGGCCGGAACGGCGCCGGGCGCACCCGGCGCTGGTGGACACCGCCCGCGCCCGAACGCCCCCTGGGCGACGGCGACTTCGTCCGCGAGGCGCTGTTCGACGCCGTGCTGGCGCGTACGGCGGGCCAGCCCGTGGTGAGCGCCGATCTGTCCGGTGGCCTCGACTCGACGAGTCTGTGCTTCGTCGCCGACCGGACCGACGGCACCTGA
- a CDS encoding response regulator transcription factor — translation MARPGTAFDVGIIDDHPVVIDGVRAWLAEEPNVRVRHTGERVEDLRSGVADVLIVDLNLNGRLVLPDIGELAAAGQRIVVFSQFTDESLVMDVLDMGACGFVTKSEGQAHLLHAVRAAAADRPYVPPTTAGVLVSDRSPVGPRLSDQERTSLLWWFQSMSKASVARRMGVSVHTVDMYIKRARVKYAQVGRAAPTKADMLARAIEDGLVTPGEVANSTLRTTTPM, via the coding sequence ATGGCGCGTCCCGGGACCGCGTTCGACGTCGGCATCATCGACGATCACCCCGTGGTGATCGACGGCGTCCGCGCCTGGCTGGCGGAGGAGCCGAACGTACGCGTCAGACACACCGGCGAGAGAGTCGAGGACCTGCGTTCCGGCGTGGCGGACGTCCTGATCGTGGACCTCAATCTCAACGGGCGGCTGGTGCTCCCGGACATCGGCGAGCTCGCCGCGGCCGGTCAACGCATCGTCGTCTTCTCGCAGTTCACTGATGAATCGCTGGTGATGGACGTGCTGGACATGGGCGCCTGCGGATTCGTCACCAAGAGCGAGGGCCAGGCCCATCTGCTCCACGCGGTGCGCGCCGCCGCGGCCGACCGGCCCTATGTGCCTCCTACCACCGCCGGCGTCCTGGTCTCCGACCGCAGCCCGGTGGGCCCCCGGCTGTCCGATCAGGAACGGACGTCGCTGCTCTGGTGGTTCCAGTCCATGTCCAAGGCGTCGGTGGCCCGCCGTATGGGCGTGTCCGTGCACACCGTCGACATGTACATCAAACGGGCGCGGGTCAAGTACGCCCAGGTCGGCAGGGCCGCACCGACGAAGGCGGACATGCTGGCCCGCGCGATCGAGGACGGTCTGGTCACCCCCGGCGAGGTCGCGAACTCCACCCTGCGGACGACGACACCGATGTGA
- a CDS encoding sensor histidine kinase, producing MSEEREPAEHASARVWGHGEVPAAGPATVSLERQALLIIVILRLSSAAVAAVVALLGLASAANPVWVLLSVSGVLVWGGWFGVFALRRGVTFRLGVTDVAVCAVLCLLHGQLVPDPVLEASAGTGWIDLLAGVTVLNAPFYLRPSHGLLATVVITLAYTVGVPGLREAPVVLVLQGILSTGTFVLLRRAARSADAALAAKAVAQANERARAAARADERDHQRRLHDTVLATLTMVSTGAIADRSEALRHRALADLQVIDALATPDGTPADPVPLAPLDVALRAAASTPRPGLPAPTVEFGVVPVLLPHPVVTALADAVAEALTNVVRHAGTTAAQVRAEPVGAGVVVDVLDRGRGFDLADVSEHRRGLRESIVGRMTAVGGDARIEARPGDGARVMLRWPR from the coding sequence ATGTCCGAGGAACGCGAGCCCGCTGAGCATGCCTCGGCGCGGGTGTGGGGGCACGGCGAGGTCCCTGCCGCCGGTCCCGCCACGGTCAGCCTGGAGCGGCAGGCCCTGCTGATCATCGTGATCCTGCGGCTGTCCAGCGCGGCGGTCGCCGCCGTCGTCGCACTGCTGGGGCTCGCGTCGGCCGCGAATCCGGTGTGGGTGCTGCTCTCCGTCTCCGGCGTACTGGTGTGGGGCGGCTGGTTCGGCGTCTTCGCGCTTCGCCGCGGCGTGACCTTCCGGCTCGGCGTCACGGATGTCGCCGTCTGCGCCGTGCTCTGTCTGCTCCACGGGCAGCTGGTGCCCGACCCGGTGCTGGAGGCGAGCGCCGGCACCGGATGGATCGACCTCCTGGCCGGCGTCACCGTACTCAACGCGCCGTTCTATCTGCGCCCGTCCCACGGGCTCCTGGCGACCGTCGTGATCACCCTCGCCTACACGGTCGGCGTCCCGGGCCTCCGGGAAGCCCCCGTCGTGCTCGTGCTCCAAGGCATCCTGAGCACGGGCACGTTCGTCCTGCTGCGCCGTGCCGCCCGCTCGGCGGACGCCGCGCTGGCGGCCAAGGCCGTGGCGCAGGCGAACGAGCGCGCCAGGGCGGCGGCCCGCGCGGACGAACGCGACCACCAGCGCCGGCTGCACGACACCGTGCTCGCCACACTCACCATGGTGAGCACCGGCGCCATCGCCGATCGTTCCGAGGCCCTGCGACACCGCGCCCTGGCCGACCTCCAGGTGATCGACGCACTGGCGACCCCGGACGGCACGCCCGCCGATCCCGTGCCGCTCGCCCCGCTGGACGTGGCCCTGCGCGCCGCGGCATCGACGCCGAGGCCCGGACTGCCCGCGCCGACGGTCGAGTTCGGGGTCGTACCAGTACTGCTGCCCCACCCGGTCGTGACCGCGCTCGCCGACGCCGTCGCCGAGGCCCTGACGAACGTCGTACGGCACGCCGGCACCACAGCGGCCCAGGTGCGCGCCGAGCCGGTCGGCGCCGGTGTCGTCGTCGACGTGCTCGACCGGGGACGCGGCTTCGACCTCGCGGACGTGTCCGAGCACCGGAGAGGACTACGGGAGTCGATCGTGGGCCGGATGACGGCGGTGGGCGGTGACGCGCGGATCGAGGCGCGGCCGGGCGACGGGGCCCGCGTCATGCTGCGGTGGCCCCGGTGA
- a CDS encoding MFS transporter yields MADSEPDASGPDRSEQDRSDAAHTSGGAPHGRSRTGRTPPAQNKWWTLTAVCLGTFMLLLDITIVNVALPDIQRSLHASFSDLQWVVDAYSLTLAALLLTAGSLADMYGRRKLYLVGLSIFSLASLLCGLSDSSLMLQLSRGLQGIGGSIMFSVSLALLADAFRGKDRGVAFGIWGTITGLAVAIGPLLGGALTTGLSWEWIFYVNLPIGVIAVAITVAKVSESRQPGARHPDWPGFVLFTAALSSLVYALIKSSHDSFSDPVVIGCLTAAVVLMSAFVAVELRTRQAMFDLSLFRKPTFTGGLVAAFGLSASVLSMLLYLVLYLQDVLGFSALGAGVRLLLISAGILVVSTVSGRLSSRMPVRYLIGPGLLLIGGGLLWMRGLDASSEWTHLIPGMIMSGAGVGLVNPPLASTAVGVVQPAHAGMASGINSTFRQIGIATGIALLGTLFSSKVKSYVTDHIDAVPGLSDFAPRISTAVESGTVSHILGSLPADVRAPVKHLTAAAFTSGLNEILLVAGIVALAAGVISFATIRTKDFAQQPSDGT; encoded by the coding sequence ATGGCTGACAGCGAGCCCGACGCGTCCGGACCGGACCGCTCCGAACAGGACCGCTCCGACGCGGCCCACACCTCCGGGGGCGCTCCGCACGGCCGGTCCCGGACAGGCCGCACGCCACCCGCGCAGAACAAGTGGTGGACGCTGACCGCCGTCTGCCTCGGTACGTTCATGCTGCTGCTCGACATCACCATCGTGAACGTGGCGCTGCCCGACATCCAGCGGTCCCTGCACGCCAGCTTCTCCGACCTCCAGTGGGTCGTCGACGCCTACTCCCTCACCCTGGCCGCGCTGCTGCTCACCGCGGGCAGCCTCGCCGACATGTACGGCCGCAGGAAGCTCTATCTGGTCGGACTGTCGATCTTCAGTCTCGCGTCGCTGCTCTGCGGCCTCTCCGACAGTTCACTGATGCTGCAACTCTCCCGGGGCCTTCAGGGAATCGGCGGCTCCATCATGTTCTCGGTCTCCCTCGCCCTGCTGGCGGACGCCTTCCGGGGCAAGGACCGCGGTGTCGCCTTCGGGATCTGGGGCACGATCACCGGACTGGCGGTGGCCATCGGGCCGCTGCTCGGCGGTGCGCTCACCACGGGGCTTTCCTGGGAGTGGATCTTCTACGTCAACCTGCCCATCGGCGTGATCGCCGTCGCGATCACCGTGGCCAAAGTTTCCGAGTCCCGCCAGCCCGGGGCCCGCCACCCCGACTGGCCCGGCTTCGTGCTCTTCACCGCCGCCCTGTCGAGCCTGGTGTACGCGCTCATCAAGTCCAGTCACGACTCGTTCTCCGACCCCGTCGTCATCGGATGCCTGACCGCGGCGGTCGTGCTGATGTCAGCATTCGTGGCGGTCGAGTTGCGGACCAGGCAGGCGATGTTCGACCTGTCGCTCTTCCGGAAGCCGACCTTCACGGGGGGCCTGGTGGCGGCCTTCGGTCTCAGCGCCTCAGTCCTGTCGATGCTGCTCTACCTCGTGCTCTATCTCCAGGACGTGCTCGGATTCAGCGCCCTGGGCGCGGGCGTACGGCTGTTGCTGATCTCCGCGGGCATCCTCGTGGTGTCCACGGTGTCGGGCCGGCTCTCCTCAAGGATGCCGGTGCGGTATCTGATCGGCCCCGGGCTGCTGCTGATCGGCGGCGGGCTGCTGTGGATGCGCGGTCTCGACGCGTCGAGCGAGTGGACCCATCTGATCCCCGGCATGATCATGTCCGGCGCCGGTGTCGGCCTGGTCAACCCGCCGCTGGCTTCGACCGCCGTCGGCGTCGTCCAGCCCGCACACGCCGGCATGGCCTCAGGCATCAACTCGACGTTCCGTCAGATCGGCATCGCCACCGGCATCGCGCTGCTCGGCACGCTGTTCTCCAGCAAGGTCAAGTCGTATGTGACCGACCACATCGACGCCGTCCCCGGCCTCAGCGACTTCGCCCCGCGGATCTCCACCGCCGTCGAGTCGGGCACGGTCAGCCACATCCTCGGCTCCCTCCCGGCCGACGTTCGCGCCCCGGTCAAACACCTCACCGCGGCGGCCTTCACCTCGGGCCTCAACGAGATCCTCCTGGTCGCCGGGATCGTCGCCCTGGCCGCGGGTGTGATCTCCTTCGCCACGATCCGCACCAAGGACTTCGCCCAGCAGCCTTCGGACGGCACGTAG
- a CDS encoding cupin domain-containing protein, translating to MRLRVVRRGNVPHTHTKEDEAFYVLSGTFEFINGDQKITAGPGDFVYIPKGTRHGFKNLSPEPSRLLVFYTPAGPESFFLAYGEKGGRPAPWPDEKFNELVDILGAHHMVLLPGDHDWEGQEADGT from the coding sequence TTGCGCCTCCGCGTCGTCCGCCGGGGCAACGTCCCCCACACGCACACGAAGGAGGACGAAGCCTTCTACGTCCTGTCCGGGACCTTCGAGTTCATCAACGGCGACCAGAAGATCACCGCCGGCCCCGGCGACTTCGTCTACATCCCCAAGGGCACGCGCCACGGATTCAAGAACCTCAGCCCCGAGCCTTCGAGACTCCTCGTCTTCTACACGCCCGCGGGGCCCGAGTCCTTCTTCCTCGCGTACGGGGAGAAGGGCGGCCGTCCCGCCCCGTGGCCCGACGAGAAATTCAACGAACTGGTGGACATCCTGGGCGCCCACCACATGGTGCTGCTTCCGGGAGACCACGACTGGGAGGGTCAGGAAGCGGACGGAACGTAG
- a CDS encoding TetR/AcrR family transcriptional regulator, translated as MPQPLAEKPPTRRQLAAQQTRRKLLDAALANFTRRPYAEVTVGDIARTAGVAHGLLSHHFDGKESLYAEAVRETDRELRAATEIGSDGPVVERLRRHLRAHLAFLAEHEDAAVNLILRRTETSDVAGQAFESTRQEGIRAICGLLGLAADEPALQLPVRGFIAACDEMSLQWLRGGRALSVEALVEVYLSFLAGAVRAAHGLAPVPALSEALQTLGGGASRS; from the coding sequence GTGCCTCAGCCCCTCGCGGAGAAGCCGCCGACCCGGCGGCAACTGGCCGCGCAGCAGACACGCCGGAAGCTGCTGGACGCCGCGCTGGCGAACTTCACGCGGAGGCCGTACGCGGAAGTCACCGTCGGGGACATCGCTCGCACGGCCGGAGTCGCGCACGGACTTCTCTCCCACCACTTCGACGGCAAGGAGAGCCTCTACGCGGAGGCCGTACGGGAGACAGACCGCGAGCTGCGGGCCGCCACGGAGATCGGCTCGGACGGGCCGGTCGTCGAACGCCTCCGGCGCCATCTCCGGGCGCATCTGGCATTCCTCGCCGAGCACGAGGACGCGGCCGTGAATCTGATTCTGCGCCGCACGGAGACCTCTGACGTGGCGGGGCAGGCCTTCGAGTCGACCCGGCAGGAAGGCATCCGCGCGATCTGCGGCCTTCTGGGTCTCGCGGCGGACGAACCGGCGCTTCAACTGCCCGTACGCGGGTTCATCGCCGCGTGCGACGAGATGTCCCTGCAATGGCTGAGGGGAGGCCGGGCCCTCTCGGTGGAGGCGCTGGTGGAGGTCTACCTCAGCTTTCTGGCGGGAGCGGTACGGGCCGCTCACGGTCTCGCGCCCGTGCCCGCGCTGAGTGAGGCGCTCCAGACGCTCGGAGGCGGGGCTTCCCGCTCGTAG
- a CDS encoding glutathione-independent formaldehyde dehydrogenase — protein sequence MKAVVFHGPYEVSVDEVEKPRIEAPQDVLLRVTTTCICGSDLHMYEGRTAAETGLVFGHENLGVIEEVGEGVTSLKPGQRVVIPFNVACGFCRNCRADKTAFCETVNPGFAGGAYGYVAMGPYPGGQAEYLRVPYADFNCVPLPDGEEHEADFALLADIFSTGYHATELAGVKPGETVAVYGAGPVGLMAAYSAMLKGASRVFVVDRVKNRLDLVKQMGATPIDYSVDDPAQQIKDAIGDVGVDRGIDAVGYQATVPEGQEQPALVLNQLVDTVRPTGSIGTVGLYVPTDPGAPDQDAAKGYLLFNIGKFFEKGLRMGTGQTNAKVYAHQLRDMIIAGKAKPSFVVSQELPLMSAPDAYARFDKREPGYSKVLLHPHQA from the coding sequence ATGAAGGCAGTAGTTTTCCACGGCCCGTACGAGGTCTCGGTCGACGAGGTGGAGAAGCCCCGCATCGAGGCTCCGCAGGACGTGCTGCTGCGCGTGACGACCACCTGTATATGCGGGTCCGACCTGCATATGTACGAGGGCCGTACGGCCGCCGAGACCGGCCTGGTGTTCGGCCACGAGAACCTCGGCGTCATCGAGGAGGTGGGCGAGGGCGTCACCAGTCTGAAGCCCGGCCAGCGGGTGGTCATCCCGTTCAACGTCGCGTGCGGCTTCTGCCGTAACTGCCGGGCCGACAAGACGGCGTTCTGCGAGACGGTCAACCCGGGGTTCGCCGGAGGTGCCTACGGATACGTGGCGATGGGCCCGTACCCCGGTGGCCAGGCCGAATACCTGCGGGTGCCGTACGCGGACTTCAACTGTGTGCCCCTGCCGGACGGCGAGGAGCACGAAGCCGACTTCGCCCTGCTGGCCGACATCTTCTCCACCGGCTACCACGCCACGGAGCTAGCCGGCGTCAAGCCTGGCGAGACCGTCGCGGTCTACGGAGCCGGCCCCGTCGGGCTGATGGCCGCCTACTCGGCGATGCTCAAGGGCGCGTCCCGGGTCTTCGTCGTCGACCGGGTGAAGAACCGCCTGGACCTCGTCAAGCAGATGGGTGCCACGCCGATCGACTACTCCGTGGACGACCCGGCCCAGCAGATCAAGGACGCGATCGGCGATGTGGGCGTCGACCGGGGCATCGACGCCGTCGGCTATCAGGCCACGGTGCCCGAGGGCCAGGAACAGCCGGCCCTCGTGCTCAACCAGCTCGTGGACACGGTCCGCCCGACGGGCTCGATCGGCACGGTCGGGCTGTACGTGCCCACCGACCCCGGCGCGCCCGATCAGGACGCGGCGAAGGGGTATCTGCTCTTCAACATCGGGAAGTTCTTCGAGAAGGGCCTGCGCATGGGTACCGGCCAGACCAACGCCAAGGTCTACGCCCACCAGCTCCGGGACATGATCATCGCGGGCAAGGCCAAGCCGAGCTTCGTGGTCTCCCAGGAACTGCCGCTGATGTCGGCGCCCGACGCGTACGCCCGCTTCGACAAGCGTGAGCCCGGCTACTCCAAGGTGCTTCTCCACCCGCACCAGGCCTGA